One genomic window of Sphingopyxis sp. OPL5 includes the following:
- a CDS encoding phage tail protein, whose amino-acid sequence MPATARNRSSRGGPHPSFFEEHSHGNLGAVGRRSGDRRAIGSAIGAFIGQQIDAEIFKPKGREGPRLADLKVQASTYGQPIPQLFGTMRVAGSVIWATDLIERREKHGGGKGRPSTTEYSYAVSLAVALSSRPVRAIRRIWADGDLLRGTSGTFRERCAFRWYDGSEDQPVDPLIASAVGIGSASAFRGLSYAVFEELELASFGNRIPALNFEVEADAGPIDAGLVGDALLGEAGRCAGRTAFSGYAASGDRVREALAPLFEADGVRLVGATDGWTLAPTGLAGDPVALGDFSEARRISSARDGAEVRRAPLSALPGAIRLRHYEPERDYQLGQQSALVAGGGRREDRIDLPAVLPAGGARALARQIAAAATDGRETRVWRGDLAALALPVGGVVTLNDLGGDSGGDASAWRVASRTVKDDEVRIELLRHQPVTIAAGEADPGVSVPAPDWPDSEGVVRLFDLPNLGGGSATAPRILVAAAGGNDGWRGAETWLVPAPGAEPIPVGTIRPAAALGALAAALDPGDATLFDMEHKILVSLTNPSMVLMSVDDAALLGGANRAMIGDELIQFGVAEALGETSWRLSRLLRGRSGTERAVVHAADTPFVLLDDAAPVVLPDTLARWADGGMASLQWTVRGGAELTEVAVPDTAAALRPLAPVHGAVAGDGAGGMLVAWVRRSRTDTGWRDGIDLPLGEGREVWRVMAEPPVAGSGPWECPAASLHLGAAEIAALPPGTSLAVRQVGDFALSPPLILPLD is encoded by the coding sequence ATGCCCGCTACCGCGCGAAATCGGTCATCGCGCGGCGGCCCGCACCCCTCATTTTTCGAGGAGCATAGTCATGGCAACCTTGGTGCTGTCGGTCGTCGGTCAGGTGATCGGCGGGCGATCGGGTCGGCGATCGGCGCCTTTATCGGGCAGCAGATCGACGCCGAAATCTTCAAGCCCAAGGGGCGCGAAGGGCCGCGGCTGGCCGATCTGAAGGTGCAGGCGTCGACCTATGGCCAGCCCATCCCGCAATTGTTCGGGACGATGCGCGTCGCCGGCAGCGTGATCTGGGCGACCGACCTGATCGAGCGGCGTGAGAAGCATGGCGGGGGCAAGGGGCGGCCGTCGACGACCGAGTATAGCTATGCGGTGTCGCTGGCGGTGGCGCTGTCGTCGCGGCCGGTGCGTGCGATCCGGCGCATCTGGGCCGACGGCGACCTGCTGCGCGGGACGAGCGGGACGTTCCGCGAGCGCTGCGCCTTTCGCTGGTACGACGGGAGCGAGGACCAGCCGGTCGATCCGCTGATCGCCTCGGCGGTCGGCATCGGGTCGGCGAGCGCGTTTCGCGGGCTGAGCTATGCGGTGTTCGAGGAACTGGAGCTGGCGAGTTTCGGCAACCGCATTCCGGCGCTGAATTTCGAGGTCGAGGCCGATGCGGGGCCGATCGATGCGGGGCTGGTCGGCGATGCGCTGCTCGGCGAGGCGGGGCGCTGCGCCGGACGCACCGCTTTTTCGGGCTATGCGGCGTCGGGCGACCGGGTGCGCGAGGCGCTGGCGCCGCTGTTCGAGGCCGACGGAGTGCGGCTGGTCGGGGCGACGGACGGTTGGACGCTGGCGCCGACGGGACTGGCCGGCGATCCGGTGGCGCTGGGCGATTTCAGCGAGGCGCGGCGGATATCATCGGCGCGCGACGGGGCAGAAGTGCGCCGGGCGCCGCTGTCGGCGCTGCCCGGGGCGATCCGGTTGCGGCATTACGAACCCGAGCGCGACTATCAACTCGGCCAGCAGAGCGCGCTGGTCGCCGGCGGCGGGCGGCGCGAGGACCGGATCGACCTGCCGGCGGTGCTGCCGGCGGGCGGTGCCCGGGCCCTGGCGCGGCAAATCGCCGCGGCGGCAACCGATGGCCGCGAGACACGGGTGTGGCGCGGCGACCTGGCGGCGCTGGCGTTGCCGGTCGGCGGAGTGGTAACGTTGAACGATTTGGGGGGCGATTCCGGGGGCGATGCGAGCGCGTGGCGCGTGGCGTCGCGGACGGTGAAGGATGACGAGGTCAGGATCGAGCTGCTGCGTCACCAGCCGGTGACGATCGCGGCCGGGGAGGCCGATCCGGGGGTGTCGGTGCCCGCGCCCGACTGGCCCGACAGCGAAGGCGTGGTGCGGCTGTTCGACCTGCCCAACCTCGGCGGCGGCAGCGCGACCGCGCCGCGGATCCTGGTCGCGGCGGCAGGAGGCAATGACGGGTGGCGCGGGGCCGAGACCTGGCTGGTTCCGGCGCCGGGCGCCGAGCCGATCCCGGTCGGGACGATCCGCCCCGCCGCAGCGCTGGGAGCGCTGGCGGCGGCGCTGGACCCCGGCGACGCGACGCTGTTCGACATGGAACACAAAATATTGGTTTCGCTGACGAATCCGTCGATGGTTCTGATGTCGGTCGACGATGCGGCGCTGCTGGGCGGCGCCAATCGCGCCATGATCGGCGACGAGTTGATCCAGTTCGGCGTCGCCGAAGCGCTGGGCGAAACGAGCTGGCGGCTGTCGCGCCTGCTCCGCGGGCGCTCCGGGACGGAGAGGGCTGTGGTGCATGCCGCCGATACGCCCTTTGTCCTGCTCGACGATGCGGCGCCGGTCGTGCTTCCCGATACGCTGGCGCGTTGGGCAGACGGCGGCATGGCGTCACTGCAATGGACGGTGCGCGGCGGCGCCGAACTGACCGAGGTGGCGGTGCCCGATACCGCGGCGGCGTTGCGCCCGCTGGCGCCGGTGCATGGCGCCGTCGCCGGCGATGGCGCGGGCGGGATGCTGGTCGCATGGGTGCGGCGGAGCCGGACCGATACCGGCTGGCGCGACGGGATCGACCTGCCGCTCGGCGAAGGACGCGAGGTCTGGCGGGTGATGGCAGAGCCTCCGGTGGCGGGCAGCGGTCCGTGGGAATGCCCCGCCGCATCGCTGCACCTCGGCGCGGCGGAGATCGCGGCGCTGCCGCCGGGCACGAGCCTCGCGGTCCGCCAGGTCGGCGATTTCGCGCTGTCGCCGCCGCTCATTCTTCCCCTCGATTGA
- a CDS encoding DUF2163 domain-containing protein gives MTLTAAPDWLREELVTLAWCWRLARRDGVVVGLTSHDRDLMLGGTLYRAAPGMKPSALETSDNLDVETMDLEGAVSSAAIAAADLDAGRWDGAQLALMVADWSTPDAAPVVVARGELGAVERRGSAFAVELQGVMRSLDGPACPATSPSCRAALGDRACRVDLAPLTHMRRVVAVDGRAVTLDAPVAAGTMAFGELLWIEGAACGLASPVIADDGAVLVLAEVPGVLPALPARVRLTEGCDRQLATCGARFANAVNFRGEAHLPGNDLLTRYPGG, from the coding sequence GTGACGCTGACCGCCGCGCCCGACTGGCTGCGCGAGGAGCTGGTGACGCTCGCCTGGTGCTGGCGGCTGGCGCGGCGCGACGGGGTGGTCGTTGGGCTGACCTCGCACGACCGCGACCTGATGCTGGGCGGCACATTGTATCGCGCGGCGCCGGGGATGAAGCCGTCGGCGCTCGAGACGAGCGACAACCTCGATGTCGAGACGATGGACCTGGAGGGCGCGGTGTCGAGCGCGGCGATCGCCGCCGCCGACCTCGACGCGGGGCGCTGGGACGGCGCGCAGCTGGCGCTGATGGTGGCCGACTGGAGCACGCCCGACGCGGCGCCGGTGGTCGTGGCGCGCGGCGAACTGGGCGCGGTCGAGCGACGGGGATCGGCCTTCGCCGTGGAATTGCAGGGCGTGATGCGGTCGCTCGACGGGCCGGCCTGCCCGGCGACGTCGCCGTCGTGCCGCGCGGCGTTGGGCGACCGGGCGTGCCGGGTCGACCTGGCGCCCCTGACGCATATGCGACGGGTGGTCGCGGTCGACGGGCGCGCGGTGACGCTCGACGCGCCGGTCGCGGCGGGGACGATGGCGTTCGGCGAATTGCTGTGGATCGAGGGCGCGGCGTGCGGGCTGGCATCTCCGGTGATCGCCGACGACGGGGCGGTGCTGGTGCTGGCCGAGGTTCCGGGGGTTCTGCCCGCATTGCCGGCGCGGGTGCGGCTGACCGAGGGGTGCGACCGGCAATTGGCGACGTGCGGCGCACGCTTTGCCAATGCGGTGAATTTTCGTGGCGAGGCGCATCTGCCGGGCAATGACCTGCTGACGCGCTATCCGGGTGGATGA